Part of the Polaribacter sp. Hel1_33_78 genome is shown below.
TCATTATTTGATGAATAAACTCCTTCTCCATTTAGTAATGAAACAAATGCTCCACCTGGAATCTTATCATTACCAATAACACCATAACTTGCTCTAAGCTTTAATGTATTAATAATTTTACTATCTTGTAAAAATGGTTCATCCGAAACATTCCAACCAACAGAGGCTGATGGGAAATAACCAAATTTATTATTTGGACCAAAACTAGTTGAGCCATCTCTACGCAATACTGCGGATAGTAAGTATTTACCTTTATAGCTATATTGTAATCTCGTAAAAATTGAAGATAAACGACTATCGAAAAAGCCTGCACCCTTGTCAATTTCACCTTGAATAACTCTAGGTGCTAACAAAGTACCATCTAAACTAAACCCATAAAATTGTTCTCCCGTAGTTTTAAATATAGAAGTACCTAATAAAACGGTTAAATCATGAACTTCGTTAAATGTATTTGTGTAGTTAATATAGTTGTCCCAAGTATAATCATCATAAATATCAGAAAAATCTGTAGTAAATTCTTGAGTTCTATTTGCAGATTTCCCTGGACCATAATCAGCAATAGGACTAAATGAATCATAAAGCACAGTTGCATGGTTTATTTGAAACTTAGAGCTTGCCGTAAAATTTTTCCAGAACGAATAATCTAATCCTATAGTTGCACTATATTTATCAATTCTAGTGGTATTACTATTATTTGCAATTTGAGCCAATGGATTTATAATTTCAATTTGTGAAATATCATCAACAGTTGTAAAATCACCATTCTCATCTCTGATCGCTAAATCTGGATTCACGTTTACTGCACTATATAAAACCGAACCAATACCTCCTTCTGGTAAATTATTTTTTTCTGAATTTGTAAATAATCCAGTTGTGGATAATTTTAAATTATCTAAAATATCATAATTAAAACCTATTCTTGCGGTAGACCTTGTAAAATTAGACTTCCCTAAACCAACGATACCATCTTGATCCAAGTGGGATACCCCAAAAGTATAAGCTGCTTTTTTAGTTCCACCACTCGCACTAAAGTTAACACTTGAAATAATCGCGTCACTAAAAACTTCATCTTGCCAATCAGTACCTTTATTAGGATATACAAAAAACCTTGTTTGATCTCCTGCATCATTCACATAAAGTGCAAAATCTTTTGGATTTAATAAATCGATTTTTTTACTTGTAGATTGTATACCTGTATATGCATCTAACTGGAATTTTAACTCAGATTCTTTTCTACCAGTTTTAGTTGTAATTAAAACTACTCCATTTGCTGCACGAACACCATAAATACCCGCTGTAGCATCTTTTAAAACATTGATACTTTTAATATCGTTAGGATTTAAAACTGACAAATCTGAAATAACATTACCATCCACTAAAATAAGTGGACTACTATCTCCATTTGTTGAAACCCCTCTAATTCTAATATTAGATCCACTACCTGGAGAACCAGAGGCAGATGTAATATTAACCCCAGCAATTTGACCTTGTAAAGCTTGCTCAACTCTAGTTGGGTTAAGCTTCTCAATTGCTTTAGAATCTAATACAGATACTGCACCAGTAACTTCCTTCTTCTTTTGAGTTCCATAACCAACAACTACAATCTCATCAAGAGATTCTGCTGACTCTTCCAGAAAAACATTAATTTCAGTAGAATTAACAACTACTTCTTTAGGTTTCATACCTAAATAATTAAATACTAAGATTGATCCTACCTTTACATCTGAAAGTTTAAAGACACCATCAAAATCAGTTTCGGCACCAACAAAAGTACCTTTAATAACAACACTAACTCCTGGCAAAGTCTCTCCAGAGTTTGCGTCTTTTACAACACCTTTTACGTTTAATGTTTGGGCCGAAAGACCAAAACTGCAAAACATAAAAAGTAGTAATGTAATCATTTTTCTCATAAACTATGTTTTAATTAATAATGCCGTAAATTTATACATCCTTTCTTATTAAATCACTAAAAACAACCTAAACAAAAAACATACAGGGCCTAATCCACACTGAATACCTTTACAGCACTAATGTTATAGAAACGTTAAATTACAGTCAAATTAAAAAAAACAAGTAAATGTTGTGTTATTGTATAGGTGACTTTAATCTTTGTTGTGTCTTTTTAAACTTCTAAAATATAATTCGTTAAATTTGCATCATGCGGTAAACTCATTTTTTTACGAAGCCTGTAACGTTTTACTTCTACACTCCTCGGAGAGATATTTAACAATGGTGCTATTTCTTTTGAAGTTAAATTTAATCTTAGGTAAGCGCACAATCTTAAATCATTTGGAGTTAACTCAGGATGTTTCGTTTTTATTTTCTTTAAGAATTTTTCGTCTGCATTATTAAAAGCTTCTTGAAACATTTTCCAATCATCTGTATTATTTAAGTTTTTATCAATAATCTTGACC
Proteins encoded:
- a CDS encoding TonB-dependent receptor codes for the protein MRKMITLLLFMFCSFGLSAQTLNVKGVVKDANSGETLPGVSVVIKGTFVGAETDFDGVFKLSDVKVGSILVFNYLGMKPKEVVVNSTEINVFLEESAESLDEIVVVGYGTQKKKEVTGAVSVLDSKAIEKLNPTRVEQALQGQIAGVNITSASGSPGSGSNIRIRGVSTNGDSSPLILVDGNVISDLSVLNPNDIKSINVLKDATAGIYGVRAANGVVLITTKTGRKESELKFQLDAYTGIQSTSKKIDLLNPKDFALYVNDAGDQTRFFVYPNKGTDWQDEVFSDAIISSVNFSASGGTKKAAYTFGVSHLDQDGIVGLGKSNFTRSTARIGFNYDILDNLKLSTTGLFTNSEKNNLPEGGIGSVLYSAVNVNPDLAIRDENGDFTTVDDISQIEIINPLAQIANNSNTTRIDKYSATIGLDYSFWKNFTASSKFQINHATVLYDSFSPIADYGPGKSANRTQEFTTDFSDIYDDYTWDNYINYTNTFNEVHDLTVLLGTSIFKTTGEQFYGFSLDGTLLAPRVIQGEIDKGAGFFDSRLSSIFTRLQYSYKGKYLLSAVLRRDGSTSFGPNNKFGYFPSASVGWNVSDEPFLQDSKIINTLKLRASYGVIGNDKIPGGAFVSLLNGEGVYSSNNEVTQDDLLYGVAIGKIGNPDIRWEKQKSANIGFDASFLDRKIKLSVDAFSKRTEDLLLAPQVSGLIGPYAPGASTPVKNAGTVENKGIEFKIDYNDSFSEDFKFNMSFNFTTIDNEVLFVSSDNGFEVGGDFGVGLGINTSRMEAGFPMGYFHGFQTDGLYQTQAEIDALDANASEGTYHLGAGPGDLKFVDTNGDGMISDDDKTYIGDPIADITMGFNVGFSYKNLDFSANAFASIGNDMVRDYERKDLFANRGDYMLDRWQGTGTSNTVPRALSGASINTDNFSDFFVEDASFVRLQNIQVGYTIQEDSLKGSGINKIRVYLTGNNLFTITDYKGYDPSASSGSPIGAGVDKGFYPVASSYLLGVNLNF